The Halorhodospira halophila genomic interval GCTACGTTTTCGACGGCTCAGCCCCACCTCCGGTAAGCGGCATCAATATCGGCGAGCGCTTCGACCTCGGGATCTTCACCCACAACAACTTCCCGATCACCGGCACCTTCCTCGATACCGCTCGGCTTGAGGTCACCGCAAACCTCTCCATCAACGGCACCTCCCGCACGGCCGTTTCGTTCTTCGATTTCGAACACTGGGAGACGCCCAATAACGAGAATCCCTGCGCGAATGGAGAACCCAACAACTAGGGGATCAACATCAACGGCTGCGCGGACCGGGTGACCTTCAGCTTCAATGAAGCCCTTTC includes:
- a CDS encoding THxN family PEP-CTERM protein, with the protein product MMRNTLKTAALAGLLVAGSASAQLITIASVEGRWTSATPEQEGGTINGIGTNQITWGTGDQPSGYVFDGSAPPPVSGINIGERFDLGIFTHNNFPITGTFLDTARLEVTANLSINGTSRTAVSFFDFEHWETPNNENPCANGEPNN